The bacterium nucleotide sequence TAGAGGTTGCGGGAGGGCCGGGCACCCGCGTCACGATCCGGTTCGCAGCGAACTGACCCTTTTTCGGGAACAAGCATGTCCAAAGGCAGAATCTATATTGTTGAAGATGAGGCGATCATCGCCATGGATCTGCGCGACCGTCTACAGGCCCAGGATTGGGAGGTTGTCGGTCTCGCCTTTGCAGCCGAACAGGCGCTCCCCGAGATCGCCGCGCTGCAGCCTGATCTGGTGTTGATGGACATCATTCTCGCTGGCGGCATGGACGGCATTGAAGCCGCCGGTTTGATTGCTGCGCGTCATGGTATTCCCACCATTTACATTACCGCCAATGCCGATCCGGCCACTCTACAGCGAGCCAAGCTGACCGAGCCCCTCAATTATGTGATCAAGCCTATCGACGAGAAGGAGTTGCAGATCAATCTCGAGATGGCGCTCTACCGTCATGCCGCCGAGAAAAAAATCCGCGCCAGCGAGCGCTGGCTGCAGCGGCTGCTCTCGAGCATGGCGGAAGGGGTGATCGCCGTCGATCTGGCGGGCCATATCACCTACATCAATTCGGTCGCCGAGTCGCTTACCGGCTATGCAGGTGGCGAGCTGACCGGTCAACCCCTGGCGGCCTTGCTGCGCTGGCAGGAGCATCCCGGCCGGGAGGCGCGTCCGGTGAGCGCGCGGGAGATGCTGCAAGGTGATTTGGCCGAGAGCGGCCTGTTTTCTGTCCGGGCACGCGATGGGGGATCCATAGCGGTGGATGAGACCATTTCGCCCCTACTCGATGACCAGGGCAAGATGGTGGGGATGGTCCTGACCCTGCGGTCGCAGGGCGAGCACCATCCCGTGGAGGGGAGCAGTGATGCGACGGGTGAAACCTATGCCGCAGTGGTCGAGAATGCCCTCGAGGGTATTGCCATTGTCCGCGAGCTGAACTGCCTGTATGCCAACCCCGCGTTCTCGCGCATGACCGGATTCAGTGTGGCGGAGATCAACGGCCGTCCCCTGGCCGCTTTTTTTCTGCCCGAATATCGCGAACGCATCGAACAGCTTTCCAGCATGCGTGCTGCGGGCTTCAAGACCCCGCGGCACTATGAAGCGCGGCTGCTGTCGCGTGAAGGCCGCATTGTCGATGTCGATATCTCCGCAGCATCCATTCCGTATCAGGGCGGCATGGCGGAGATGATCGTCTTGCGCCAGCAGCGCCCGCCCGAGCCGGTGTCGGAGCCAGCCGCCGCCCAAAAAGCCCTTCCGCTGCGGGGCATGGCCCTGGTCAGCCTCGAGGGGTATCTGACCTTTGGCGACCCGGCCTTCCGGGCGATCTGGGGATTTGCCAGCGATGCCGGCCTGCTCGGTGCGCCCCTTTCCGGGCTCTGGCTGGAGAGCCGTGAGGGGGAGGTGTTTTGGCGTGCGCTGCAGAAGAAGGGACGTTGGAAGGGGGAGTTGGCGGCCCGGCTGGGTGACGAAACGAGCCGGTTGTTGCGTGTCAGCGCCCGACTGCTGCGCAATGCCGCGGGTCAGCCACTGGCCTACCTTCTGATCTGTTCGGACAGCGGAGCGATGCGGCAGCTGAGGGCGAGCCTCAAGACGGAGCACCGGATGGGTGATCTGATCTGTTTCAGTCCGCGCATGCGAACGGTTTCCGAAGAGATCCGGATAGCGGCTGCGGCGGACGCGCCGATTCTCATCCAGGGTGAAGGCGGCAGCGGCAAAGCCCTGATCGCCGAGACCATTCACCGGCTCAGCCGCCGCGCGGCTGCGCCTCTGTTGTCGCTCGACTGCACCGCACTCTCAGAGCGCGCCCTGGCAGCCGAACTCTTCGGCTTGAATCCCGCGCAGGCCGCAGACGGCATGCCCCCGAACAGCGTGCTGCAGCGCGCACGGGGTGGCACCTTGATGCTGGAAAATTTTACGGCTATGGCGCTCCATATGCAGCAGCGTCTCACCCGCCTCTTGCAGGAAGGGTTCTACGAACCGGAGGGCGGCCACGTTCCGCTGCGCGCGGAGGTTCGGATTATCGCCACGACTCCCATGGAACCGCGGCTCGAGATGACCGCCGGCAGGCTTCGGCAAGACCTCTTTTTCCAGCTCAGCAGCATGGTGATCCGGGTGCCAGCCTTGCGCGAGCGTCGCGAAGACCTCAAAGCACTGATCGCCTGGTATGTGCCGCGCCTGGCCGAGCAGCTCGGTGTCGCGGCTGTTGAGGTCACGGCGGCGGCGCAGTATGCGCTGCGCAACTACAGCTGGCCGGGAAATGTCGAGGAACTGCGCAATGCCCTGCAGCATGCCCTGCTACGCTGCCAGGGGCAGCCGATCGGGGTTGAGCATCTGCCGTCCACTGTGGCGGCGGCCTACTCGCTCGGTATGACCGGCACGCGGCGGGTTGGCCGGGCGCGAAAGTTGAGCCAGGATGCTGTGCGCCTGGCGATGCAGCAAGCGCATGAAAACAAGGCCAGAGCGGCGGAGATCCTCGGGGTCTCTCGCGCCACGCTCTACCGGTATCTGGAAGAGGGGGAGTGAGTGTCGGGTCACCGGAAAGGCCTGCGGCTTCGTCTTTCGAATATTGAACCGGAGTATCAGCGCTTCAACGCCGCCTTGCTAAAAATCCAGTCGGGGATGACCTGATCGAAAGCGATCTTGTGGATGATCACTTCCGTCCCCTGTCCCTGCTTGAATAGATCCTTGTACAGCATTTTCATCGGATACCATCGTCCTGCCACCCGCTGCACCTCTGTGAAGGTAACCTCTTTGAGCTGCTTGCCGCTCTTGGCGTATAATTCCTGCCGCAGCGGAACATCCCGTTCCCTGTCGATCCAGAGCTTCTGCCGAGGATAGGCCGCATCCGTCACCTTGGCGGTGAGTTCCAGTACCCAGGCTGGACGGCCGGCGATCTCTTCCTCGCCTGTGACCCGCCCCGTATAGATCTCCTCCAGTTTGCGGTCATCCATTAAATCCTCATAAGAGAGGTCGCTGCCCATCACCGATTGCCGCAGGAGGTGCCCGGAGATTATCAGGATGCGGTCGCTGGCAGGCGAGTAGATCCACATTTGACCGGAGAGTTTGAGCATTTTGGTCCCCTCATCCGCGGCTGGCGAGAGATATTCGGTAAAAGCCTTGCGGGTGCCCTCCGCATAGCTTTTTGCAGTGAGGGTCCGGCTGCCGCGGCGCCCATGGATGGTCATGGTGGACTCGACCACCCGGGTGCGGGCGGAGAGGTTCCGGTCGACCCGGGCGAGGATCGCCCCGGCCTCCTCGGCGCGTAGGCCCGGTGCAGCGAGTAGCAGAAGGGTGACTGGGAGGGACAGGTTTTTCATGTATCCAGCTCCGTGAACAGCTGTGCTGTGCTGCGTCGATAGATGCCCAGACCGGAGAGCGCATTGCCCAGTGTCATTGATAGCAGACCGGGGATGAAGCCGATCCAAAAGTCGACCGTCGTGATCCTTGTGCGCACGACGGAGGGCATCATCAAGGTTGAGGTCTTGACCGCGTAGCCGATGTCGAGTCCCACCTTCTGCAGATACCAGGCCAGGCCGAGACCGATGAAGGTACCGGATACCGAGCCCAGGAGCCCGATGAGCAGCGCCTCGGCGATCAAGGTTTGATAGAGATGGTTTTTGTCCTCACCGAGCGCAAGGCGCACGCCGAATTCGCCATAGCGACGCAAACCGCCGATGAGGCCGGTGTTCCAGAGCACCACCGACATGGCCGTCACGAACAGGATGATGAGGATCAAGGCGACGAGGCGGGTGTAATCGAGAAGCCGGGCCATGCCCTCCTGCTCGCGCATGGTGATCATCAGCGGTGAAAAATCATCCGTTGCCACCGAATGCCGGATGTTGAAGGTTTTCGCCAGGGCGTCCGCGCGATGCTGGGTGTAGTCGCCGTCATGAAAGAAACCGAGGATTTCGCCGGCCGCATCCTGCATGCCCAGGGTCTGACGGCCGGCCGCCAGGTCGATGATGAACGCCCCGTGGTCGAGCGCCTCGGTGCCGAAGCGTACGGTACCGGCGACAGTGAAGTTGTGAAAGGCCATGCTGCCCTCCATGGTGCTGCCGAAGAAGGTGAAGCGGTCACCGGGCTGGATGCCGAATTTCACCGCAAAATCGTGAGTCAACAAGGCTTCATCGGAGCGGACGGGCATTCGTCCGCTGAGCAGAGCGGCGGGCAAGTTGAAGCGTGCCGGCTCTAGTGAGCCGGGATGGAGCAGATCGATGGCATAGCCCATTGCCGGTCCCTGGGCGCGGGTGGCTCCGGCGGAGTCCGGAAAATCGATCAGGCCGCTGAAGCGGATGCGCGGAGCCCAGTCGACGCCCGGCATCTCCTGCCGCAGAGTATCGAGCAGCGCGCCGGCGCCGGTGAGGGCGAGATCGATGGGCAACTGTGCCTGCTCGCTGGCATAGGCGCGCGTCATCACCTTGAGGTGGCCGGTGCTGAAATGGGCGCTCATATCGATTGACTCCCCCATCACGCCGGTGACCCAGGCATGTCCCAGAACGGTTAACGCGACACCGATGCTGATGACGATCAGGGGCAACAGGCTGCGGTGTCGGTCCTGAAGGATGCCCTTGAGGAGAAAACGGATCACAAGGCTTTTCCTTTCAATGCGTCCGTCGGCTTCATCCGGGTGATCCGGCGGGCGGGCAGATAACTGACAATCGCGGCCGACAGGACGACGAGAGCAATGGAGGAGGCGAGCAGGCCAAAGCTGTAGACTGGGATCAGGGTGGCGGAGATGGTCATGCCCGTGGCGTCGGCGACTTCAGGCATCGAGATGCCGTGGTGACCCAGCCAGCGCAGCAGCGGCAGCCCATACAGGGTGGCTAGGAACAGGGCGAGTAGGCTGTGGGCGCTCCCCTCGATGGTGAAGAGGCGGATGATCTGGCCGCGCGTCATCCCCAGGGCCATGAAGGTGCCGATTTCGCGCTGACGCCGGAAGATCGCCAGAACCTGAGTGTCGAAAATGGCCAGGAGGGCGATGGCCAGCAGCAAGCCGTAAAGGATGCTCGAGCCGGCTTTTTTGGCCTGGATCACCTCCTCGTACTCCTTGAGCAGAAGGTCGGGCGGTTTCCATACCCAGCCGGCCAAGGGGGGGGCATTCTGGCTGCTGGAAGCGATCAGCAGGGTGGCCTCGTCCGCCAGCCCGGTCAGGGACTGCAACCGGTCCAGCGGCACCCAGATTTGACTGTTGTCAATACTGGGGACATTGGCGGAAAAGATTTGTACAATGGTGAGCTCGCGGGCATCGAAAACCCCGTTTCGGTCGCGCCAGCGTACGAGCAGGCCGTCTCCGGGCTGCACTTTCAGTGCAGCGGCCATGCGCCGGCCAACCAGGGCTGGGATTTCGGCGGAATCGCTGAGGAAGCAAGCGGTCGGCAGTGCGAGGATCTTCTGGCCAGCGGCGATGCCCTTGAGCTGCAAATTAACCATGCGTCCGCCGGGGAAGGCGACCGCTTGAGTGATGAGCACCGGAGTGAGCGTTCCAGCCGCGGCACGCTGCTGTATCTGTGGCGAAAGGGGGGCATGGGCCTCCTCGAGGGAGAAGGGATCGAAGCGGTCATAGCGCGGATGCCAATATTGGCCGCCTCCGATCTCCCAAGCCTGAGTGTCCTTGCGTGCCTGCAAATTCCAGCCGTCGAGCAGACCGTTGTAAAAGACCATAACAACGAAGGCGATGGAGAGGACCGCGGCAGTCAGCCAGGTGCGCAGACCGGCTCCGAGGAGGTTTTTAAAGGCCAGTTTAATGGCGAGCATCACCTTCCTCCTCCCCAAGACCGTCTGATGTGCCGGTGGTGCCGATAATTTTTTCGTCGCGCGCCACGGCACCATCGTTGAGGTGGATGATGCGGTCGAGATAGTGCATCACCTTTTCGTCGTGGGTTGCAAAGAGAAACGTAGTGCCGAGTTCACGGTTCAATGTCTGCATCGTCTGCAGGATATGATGTGAATTGGCCGCATCCAGATTGGCGGAGGGCTCGTCAGCGAGAACCAATTCCGGCCGCTTGACCATAGCCCGGGCGATGGAGACGCGCTGGCATTCACCGCCAGAGAGCTGGGCGGGTTTCGCGCGGGCTTTTGCGGCCAAGCCCACCCACTCCATAGCCGCCGTTACCGCCCTCCGGCGTGCGGCAGCGTCCATTTTTTGGAGCAACAGGGGAAACTCGACATTGTCGAAGACCGAAAAGACGGGGAGCAGGTTATAGGTCTGGAAAATAAAGCCGATGTGATGATTGCGCAGTTCGGCGGCGGCTTTGGGGGAGAGCCGGGCGATATCCT carries:
- a CDS encoding sigma 54-interacting transcriptional regulator; amino-acid sequence: MSKGRIYIVEDEAIIAMDLRDRLQAQDWEVVGLAFAAEQALPEIAALQPDLVLMDIILAGGMDGIEAAGLIAARHGIPTIYITANADPATLQRAKLTEPLNYVIKPIDEKELQINLEMALYRHAAEKKIRASERWLQRLLSSMAEGVIAVDLAGHITYINSVAESLTGYAGGELTGQPLAALLRWQEHPGREARPVSAREMLQGDLAESGLFSVRARDGGSIAVDETISPLLDDQGKMVGMVLTLRSQGEHHPVEGSSDATGETYAAVVENALEGIAIVRELNCLYANPAFSRMTGFSVAEINGRPLAAFFLPEYRERIEQLSSMRAAGFKTPRHYEARLLSREGRIVDVDISAASIPYQGGMAEMIVLRQQRPPEPVSEPAAAQKALPLRGMALVSLEGYLTFGDPAFRAIWGFASDAGLLGAPLSGLWLESREGEVFWRALQKKGRWKGELAARLGDETSRLLRVSARLLRNAAGQPLAYLLICSDSGAMRQLRASLKTEHRMGDLICFSPRMRTVSEEIRIAAAADAPILIQGEGGSGKALIAETIHRLSRRAAAPLLSLDCTALSERALAAELFGLNPAQAADGMPPNSVLQRARGGTLMLENFTAMALHMQQRLTRLLQEGFYEPEGGHVPLRAEVRIIATTPMEPRLEMTAGRLRQDLFFQLSSMVIRVPALRERREDLKALIAWYVPRLAEQLGVAAVEVTAAAQYALRNYSWPGNVEELRNALQHALLRCQGQPIGVEHLPSTVAAAYSLGMTGTRRVGRARKLSQDAVRLAMQQAHENKARAAEILGVSRATLYRYLEEGE
- a CDS encoding outer membrane lipoprotein-sorting protein; protein product: MKNLSLPVTLLLLAAPGLRAEEAGAILARVDRNLSARTRVVESTMTIHGRRGSRTLTAKSYAEGTRKAFTEYLSPAADEGTKMLKLSGQMWIYSPASDRILIISGHLLRQSVMGSDLSYEDLMDDRKLEEIYTGRVTGEEEIAGRPAWVLELTAKVTDAAYPRQKLWIDRERDVPLRQELYAKSGKQLKEVTFTEVQRVAGRWYPMKMLYKDLFKQGQGTEVIIHKIAFDQVIPDWIFSKAALKR
- a CDS encoding ABC transporter permease, which translates into the protein MIRFLLKGILQDRHRSLLPLIVISIGVALTVLGHAWVTGVMGESIDMSAHFSTGHLKVMTRAYASEQAQLPIDLALTGAGALLDTLRQEMPGVDWAPRIRFSGLIDFPDSAGATRAQGPAMGYAIDLLHPGSLEPARFNLPAALLSGRMPVRSDEALLTHDFAVKFGIQPGDRFTFFGSTMEGSMAFHNFTVAGTVRFGTEALDHGAFIIDLAAGRQTLGMQDAAGEILGFFHDGDYTQHRADALAKTFNIRHSVATDDFSPLMITMREQEGMARLLDYTRLVALILIILFVTAMSVVLWNTGLIGGLRRYGEFGVRLALGEDKNHLYQTLIAEALLIGLLGSVSGTFIGLGLAWYLQKVGLDIGYAVKTSTLMMPSVVRTRITTVDFWIGFIPGLLSMTLGNALSGLGIYRRSTAQLFTELDT
- a CDS encoding FtsX-like permease family protein: MLAIKLAFKNLLGAGLRTWLTAAVLSIAFVVMVFYNGLLDGWNLQARKDTQAWEIGGGQYWHPRYDRFDPFSLEEAHAPLSPQIQQRAAAGTLTPVLITQAVAFPGGRMVNLQLKGIAAGQKILALPTACFLSDSAEIPALVGRRMAAALKVQPGDGLLVRWRDRNGVFDARELTIVQIFSANVPSIDNSQIWVPLDRLQSLTGLADEATLLIASSSQNAPPLAGWVWKPPDLLLKEYEEVIQAKKAGSSILYGLLLAIALLAIFDTQVLAIFRRQREIGTFMALGMTRGQIIRLFTIEGSAHSLLALFLATLYGLPLLRWLGHHGISMPEVADATGMTISATLIPVYSFGLLASSIALVVLSAAIVSYLPARRITRMKPTDALKGKAL
- a CDS encoding ABC transporter ATP-binding protein codes for the protein MQNHPLIDIHHLIKRFPSGEGDFTALRGITLAFAPGEFAGLVGPSGSGKTTLLNIIGSLDGPSEGRVTVLGKDIARLSPKAAAELRNHHIGFIFQTYNLLPVFSVFDNVEFPLLLQKMDAAARRRAVTAAMEWVGLAAKARAKPAQLSGGECQRVSIARAMVKRPELVLADEPSANLDAANSHHILQTMQTLNRELGTTFLFATHDEKVMHYLDRIIHLNDGAVARDEKIIGTTGTSDGLGEEEGDARH